CAGGCTACAAAGACAGAGTACGAACTTCCAGACTACGTGGACCCGGAGAGCTTCGAGGAGAAGGATATCACCGTGAACGGCCTTCCCGGGAAGATCACGATCCCAAAAGGAAACGGACCGTTCCCAGCTGTTGTCCTCGTGCACGGCTCTGGACCGAACGACATGGACGAAACCATCGGTCCAAACAAGATATTCAAGGACATCGCGTACGGTCTGTCTTCGAAGGGTATCATCGTTCTCAGATACCACAAAAGAACGTTCGTCGAGAAAGTGGACCCCACCACCTTGACCGTCGAAAAAGAAGTCATAGAAGACGCACTGGAAGCGGTGAAGATACTCAAAGAGAGAAAAGACGTCTCCCGAGTTTATATGCTGGGACACAGCCTCGGTGCGATGCTCACACCGGAGATAGCGGAAAGATCGAAGGCAGACGGTGTTGTCATGATAGCACCGCCCGCAAGACCGCTCGAAGAAGTCATGGAAGATCAGTTGAAATATCTTCAGTCTCTGGGTCTTGCAAGCAACGTAGAAGAAACTCTGAACATTCTGGAAAAACTCAAAAGAAAAGAGATTCCTCCAGATGAATTCGTCCTTGGAGCTCCCGCGAAGTACTTCTACGACTTGAGAGAAAGAGATCCTGTTTCAATTGCGAAGAGACTAACCATCCCCATGCTTTTGATCTTCGGCGGCAGAGACTACCAGGTGACTGAAAAGGACCGAGAAATCTGGTTGAAGGAACTTTCAGGCAGGGAAAATGTGAAAATACTCGTCTTCGACGATCTCAATCACCTGATGATTTCAGGAGAAGGAAAATCAACGCCGGTTGAATACATGAAGAAAGGTCACGTTGACAAAAGAGTAATAGATGAGATCGCCAGGTGGATGGTAAAATAACAGGAAAGGAATTCGGAGGGAAAAGCGTGAGGATCTACGATCCGTTTAGAAAGAAATGGATAGAAGAAGAAATAGAAACACCCTTTCCCTCGAAAGGATTGGTTGCCACGTTTCCCTTTGTCGATCTTCACGTTCATGTTCGTCTCAACGGTGGAGAAGATTACAGCTCCTTAGAAGAAGCCTCCCTTGTGGGAGGCTTTTTTAAAGTGGTGGTACAGCCCAACACAAAGCCGCCCATAGAAAGCAAAGAAGTTCTGGAAAGACATCTGGATCTCTCCAGAAACAGAGCGGTCGAGTTTCTCTTTGCCGTTTCTCCCTTCGGATCGATCGAAGCTGAAGGAGAAAGAGTGGTGGGCTTTTCAACGGACGGCATAGAGTGCGACTACCCTACACTCATTGAAACAATGAAAAAGAAAAAGAAAGCCCTCTGGTTCGACCACAGCCAGATGTACGAGGTGGATGGAATCTTCTACGAGGGGGCTCCTTTGCCGTTTCAGAAAAGACCGAGATCGAACGAAGCGATAGCCATAACACGAACCGTTTTGACGGGCCTTGAGTACGGATTCGAAAGATTCCACATCCAGCACGTAACAACGAAGTACTCCGTAGAAGTGATATCGTTTTTGAAGAATCTAGCAAAGGTCAGCTGTGAAGTAACACCACACCATCTGTTTTTCTGCTACGAAGACATCAAAAACACGAACTTCAAGATCAACCCTCCTCTCGGATCTCCAGAAGACAGAAAAGCTCTCATCGAAGCCGTGAAGAAAGATGTGATCGATGTTTTAGCGACAGATCACGCGCCACACCACGAAAAACCAGACGATTTTCTCACCGCTCCTTACGGCTCAACATCCATAGAAATCGCCTTTCCTGCCTATTACACAGCCCTAGGTGATCTCGAACTCGTCGTAGAAAAACTCACGAAAAAGCCCCTCGAAGTGCTTGGTGTTGAAGCTCGTCTCACAGAAGATACTCTTGTGTTCATCGATCCGAAGGCGGAGTTCATCGTGGATGCAAAAAAATTCAAAAGCAAAGGGAAGAATTCCATGTTCGACGGTGTCAGACTGAAGGGAAAAGTGGTCGCTCTTAAACTCAAAGGAAGATGGGTGATGATAGATGGAGAGGTTATTGCTGACCAAAAAGAAAACGATTAGAGTGAACGAGGATACCTGGATCGTTCTCTTCGAGGAACGGATTGATTTCTCTCCAGGACAGTTCGTCATGCTGGAGACACCGAAACTCGTCAGAAAGCCTTTCGTTCTCGGATACTGGGAAGATCACACGGCGATCTCCGTTCAGGTGAAGGGAAAGGGAACGAAGTGGATCGTCGAAGAAGCAGAGAAGATAAAAGGTCACGGTCCTCTTGGAAACGGCTTCGAAAAGCCTGGAAAAGGCCTTCTCATCATCTCTCCCACATGCCTCACAATGGCCGAAGCGCTTCGAAAGAAGATGAACGTAGATGTACTCGTGGGAAGCAGAACTCCCTTCCAGATACCGCTCGAACACGAAACGGCCGTTGGTGATGAGGAGTTTTTGAGAAAACTCTCCTCCACGGGAGAGTACGACTGGTACCTCGTCTCCGGTTCTCGGGGAATGGAAAAAGTCTGCTGGGAACACCTGAGAGGAAAAGAAGTTTACTTCTCGCTCGAAGAATACATGGGATGCGGAATAGGAGCGTGTAAGTCCTGTGCCGTCTTCACAAAAGAGGGTGTGAAACACGTCTGCACCGATGGCCCCATATTCAGAGGTGATGAACTGTGCTGGAGCTGAAACCTCCCCTTGTTCTTCTCTCCGGTCCTGCCGGCTTTGGAGAGTATCTGAAGCTCATGGATCACAGATACGTGGGCGGTGTTTTGCTGAAAACCGTCACGCTCCATCCGAAAGAAGGAAACCCCACTCCTAGAATGGCAGACAGCGATTTCTACGTGATAAACAGGATCGGACTGGAAAATCCCGGAATACACGCGTTCGTTGAAAACGTTCCAGAACTTCCTGTTCCCATGATCGCAAGTCTCGGCGGTGATTCTTTCGAGGAGTATCTGGAAGTGGCCCGTGTGTTCAAGAAAGTAGCAGACAGATTCCATGCGGTGGAGTTCAATTTCTCCTGTCCGAACGTGAAAGAAGGAGGACTCTCCATAGTCAAAAACGCGGAAGAGTGGAAGAAACTCCTGAACACACTCAGAAAGGAACTTCCCGACTCCTTCCTGATAGCGAAAGTGGGAGTAGAGGGTATCTTTGTGGAAGACGCCGCGGAGTTTGTGATGAAAACAGGGTGGGACGGAATCACGCTCGTGAACACGGTGAGGGGGTTGCATTTTGAAAAAGACACGATGATCTTAGGAGGACTTTCTGGTCCCGTGCTGAAACCGATCGCCCTCAGGGCAGTGTACGAAGTGAAGAAAAGATTCCCAGAACTCTTTGTGATAGCAAGTGGTGGCGTGTACTCCGTGAAAGACGCAGAAGAATTCTTAAAAGTGGGAGCGGACGTGATAGGGGTCGGAAGCGCTCTCTTCAAAGATCCTGGTGTTGTGGAAGAAATTGGAAAATATCTGCTGGAGGTGAAAAGATGATACCTGTTCTCAGTCTGGACATGGAAGATCCTATCAGATTCATCGACGAAAACGGCAGTTTCGAAGTGGTGAAGGTGGGTCACAACCTCGCCATACACGGGAAAAAGATCTTCGACGAGCTCGCAAAGAGAAATTTGAAGATAATCCTCGACCTGAAGTTCTGCGATATCCCTTCAACGGTGGAACGTTCCATAAAGAGCTGGGATCACCCGGCGATCATAGGTTTCACAGTTCACTCCTGCGCTGGATACGAAAGCGTGGAGAGGGCTCTCAGTGCAACAGACAAACACGTGTTCGTTGTGGTGAAACTCACTTCCATGGAAGGATCCCTCGAGGATTACATGGACAGGATAGAAAAACTGAACAAGCTTGGGTGTGATTTCGTGCTTCCCGGTCCATGGGCAAAGGCTCTGAGAGAGAAGATAAAAGGCAAAATTCTCGTTCCCGGCATCAGAATGGAAGTGAAAGCAGACGATCAAAAGGACGTCGTAACGCTCGAAGAGATGAAGGGAATAGCGAATTTTGCTGTGCTCGGAAGAGAGATCTACCTGAGCGAAAATCCCAGAGAAAAGATCAAAAGGATAAAGGAGATGAGACTGTGATAAAGGAAATCCTCGAGAAAACCGGTGCTTTGATGGAAGGGCACTTCATTCTCTCTTCCGGGAAACACTCCTCAAGATACGTGCAGTGCGCACGTCTTTTCGAGTTTCCAGAGTACGGCGACGTCGTGGGAGAAGAATTAGCAAAGCTTCTGAGGAAGTACGATGTTGAAACAGTAGTGGGTCCCGCAATGGGGGGAGTAATACTCTCGTACGTCGTTGCAAGGTACCTGAAAGCGAGGTCGTTGTTCGCGGAAAGAGAAAACGGAGTGATGAAACTAAGAAGGGGTTTTTTCGTGAAACCTGGAGAAAAAGTAGCGGTAGTTGAAGACGTGGTGACCACGGGTGGTTCTGTGAAGGAAGTGATAGAGCTCTTGAAAGAGTATGGAGCAAACGTGGTGTGTGTGGGTTCCATCATCGATCGCTCCGGCGGAAAAGTGGACTTTGGAGTTCCGTTCGAAAGTCTTCTGAAGCTCGACCTTCCGGTTTACGATCCTGAAGACTGTCCACTCTGCAAACAGGGAATCCCGGCAGAAAAACCGGGAAGCAGGGGATTGAAATGATAATAAAAGGTGCCCTGGTGTGGAGCGGAAAGGAGTTCGTTCAAAAAGATCTGTTCGTGGAAAACGGAGAATTCGTCGAAAAATCGAGTGAACCTGTCATCGATGCGAAAGGATACTTCCTCGTTCCTGGCTTTGTCGATTCACACGCACACGTTGTGGGAACGGGCTTTTCGAAACTCAGTGTCCAGTTCAACGATTGGGACGAGCTCTTCGAAAGAGACCTCACCGGTGAAGTCGTGGTGGGAAGAGGCTGGTTTGAAGAACCAGACGGATCGGTTGTTGAGAGACTGGACAGAATCGAAGTGCCTGTCTTTCTCATAAGACGGTGCGGTCACAAAGCGTTTCTCAACAAAAAAGCGATGGAGGTTCTGGGAGTCGAAGAAAGGTATCTCGTAGAGAACTTGGAAAAGATCTACGAGTACGTCTTCAAAGAGAAAATGGCCGAATTCTACAGGGTTGGAGAAGAGGAATTTCTCAAACACGGTGTGACTTTTGTTCAGAGCGACGATCTTTACGGTGTGAGCGTGGAAAGGCTTCTTTCCATTATAAAACACTCCAGAATCAGACTCTTCGAGAAGCTGAAACCAAAGGATCTAAAACCCGAACACTTCGGAGATCTCAACGAGAGAGTACACGTTAAAGGTGTCAAAGTCTTCATGGACGGCTCCCTTGGAGCAAAAACGGCTCTCATCTCCGGTGAATACGACGACGGAACACAGGGTGTGCAACTTCTCACAGAAGAAAGACTCGAAGAACTGTCTCGCTTCTGCGACGAACACGATCTAATTCTGAACGTTCATGCCATAGGGGACAGGGCGGTGAGTCTTGTTCTCGATGTTCTCGAAAGACACCGCGGTCACAGAATCATCCACGCTCAGTTCGTTCAAGAAAAAGATCTACAGCGAGCAAAAAACACCACTTTTTCCGTTCAGCCTCATTTCTTCTTCGAAGACCAGCCCCTTTTGGAGAAGGTGAAGGTGAACGCGCTTCACTACCCGTTCTATAGAATGTTCAAAGCGGGTGTTTCCATCTCCTTCTCTTCGGATTCCCCCGTTTCACCGTGTGATCCAAAATATATCGCAGAACACGCGCTCAAAATGGGTTTTTCCAGAGGAGAAACGTTCTATCTGATGACGGAAGCGGGGGCAAGCCAGGTAGGAATAAAAACAGGAAGGATAGAAGCAGGGTACAGAGCAGATTTCTGCCTCTACGAAAGAGATCCACTTCTTTTCGAGGACGATCCCGTTGCGGTGTTCGTGGAGGGGGTGAAGATTTATGAGAAAAACGGATCCTCTCATTGACATTTTCAAGAAGAACAAAGAGAGAATCGATATCCTTGGAAAAGCATGGGATATCTTTTATTTTGAAGGAAGAGCTCCCGATGTAGGTAAAAGGCGCGAGAATTTCATAGTTGAGATGCTAAGAAAAGAACTTCCACACCTCATAAAATCCGTTAATCAAGCCCTGGACACAGAAAGAAACTGGGATATTGAAATAACTTTTCAAGACGGCTCAACAAAGAGGTACAGTATAAAAACAACTGAAGGATTTTCCAAGTTGGGGGAGTACTATTCACTCCCGAACAGCAACACAAACCCACGTGGTTTCGGATTGAAGAGTTCCACTGTAAGAAGACTGATCGAGCTTTCAAAAGAAGAGGGAAATTATCTCGAAATCGATTACAAACCTTTTCCCGCTGAATTGATGCCCAAAGCGAAAGAAGAATAAAATATCACCAGTGATCTTCAAAAAGAGTAGGTTTGCTGAGAATATCCTTTACTCTCTCTTCGGCCTTTTTTACGTATTCGGGATTTATCTCTATTCCAACAAAATGCCGCCCTGTTTTAACGGCAGCTACACATGTTGTCCCTACACCGGCAAAAGGATCGAGAACAACATCTCCTTTAAAGGTGTAGAGCTGTATACAACGGTAGGGAAGTTCTTCAGGGAAGGGAGCAGGATGTCCTACTCTCTTAGCTGACTCTGGGGGAAACTTCCAAACACTCCTTGTGAATTCTAAAAATTCTTCTCTTGTTATTGTTGATTCTACTTCTCTATCACTGGGTTTTCTTCGCTTTAGATCTCCTTTACTCATTACAATGATATACTCGTGTTGATCCCTTAGCACAGGATTCACAGGCGACATCCACGAACCCCATGCAGTCGAAGAACCGCTCACCGCTTCTCCTTTGTCCCAAATGATCTCTCCACGTATCAAAAAGCCTATCTTTTCAAACAAATGGATGAGATACGCATGGAGCGGAATGTAAGGTTTTCTTCCAAGATTTGCTACATTGAAACAGACTCTTCCACCCCAGACGAGAATCCTGTACACTTCCTTCATGACCTCTTCTATGAATTCAAGGTATTCATCAAGAGTCATGTCTTCATCGTATTCTTTCCCTACATTGTACGGAGGTGAAGTTACCATGAGATGTATCGAACGATCAGGTATTTTTTTCAGAACTTCTCTGGCATCTCCCTCAATGACTTTGTCTAAGAGATTTTCAGGAAGTGGGTTCTCGATGAAATCTTCCTCTGAAGGTTTTGGAAGGGAAAAGTTGGAATAGATCGCTCTACTATAAAATGGAGACGAATCGTGGCTTTCCCTGCCTTTTACTCCAAACGAACTGGTTCTTGTTGATCTTCTTCTCTTCACAATGTCATCCCCTGGGGATAGGAAAATAGAAAATGGAGCAGGCGGTGGGACTCGAACCCACACCCTCCGCCTTACCAAGGCGGCGCTCCACCGCTTGAAGCTACGCCTGCTCGCCTCTGTGGTTATTTTAACACACGAACCTTTTCTATTCAAGATATTTCCTGATAACCCTTTTCTTTCAAAATTCGGATCACTTCTTTATTCACCACGTACCTTGGTATTCTACCTTTGAAGAAATCCACAATAGATTGGGCGGCCATCATGTTCATTCTGAAGATGGCTTCCTTTGTGTGTGCACCTATATGCGCCGTGGTGATGAGATTGGGACATTCGAAAAGAGGTGAATTGGTATCTGGAGGTTCTTCAGAAAAGACGTCCAAGGCTGCACCCGCTATTCTTCCTTCTTTCAAAGCTTTCACAAGCGCTTCTTCATCCACCAGCTCTCCGCGGGAGGTGTTGATCAAAAAAGCAGATTTCTTCATGAGTGAAAGTTCTCTTTCTCCTATCATGTTCTTTGTGCTTTCGTTCAGCGGAACATGGAGTGAGACGAAATCGCTTTCCTTCAAAAGCTGTTCCAGATCATCAACAGGGGTGGCTTCCAGTAATCTAACACTATCTTTGCTCACGTAAGGATCGTAGACCAGTACGTTCATTCCAAGGCAGACAGCCTTTTTAACCACTTCTCTTCCTATCGAGCCAAACCCCACCATACCCAGTATTTTTCCAGAAACTTCCTGTCCCACCGTTCCTTCCCATCTTCTTTCGAGAAACAGTTTGTTATGAGCCCATACAAGTCCCCTACTCAGTGCGAAGATGAAAGCGATTGTAAGTTCCGCAACAGAAAGGGAATTCGCACCGGCTGTGATGGTAACGGGAATACCTTTCTTCGTGGCAGCTTCCAAATCTATGTTGTCCACTCCCACACCGTGCTTTGCTATGATCTTGAGACTGGAGTTTTCTACCATTTCCGCTGTTAGAGGGTTTGTCCCCACGATCAAAGCATCTGCTTCTCTCAAGACATCGGGGTCTATAGTATCAGACCTTATTATTTCGAAACCTTCCTTTCTGAGGAATTCGACAGGTTCCTGAGAGTACTTTCCGAAGGTTCGTGTCACGATCAATATTTTTTTCATATCTTCCCCCTCCAGGTTCAGTACTTCAATTCTGAGACTGCGAGTCTACTCTTGTTGAGATTTTCTATTGCCCTTGGATCTCTTGCTGCTAAGAGTGTGTATATCGTGTCAAGAATCACAAGCTGGACTATCCTCGAAGTCATTGCATCGGTTCTTATTTTCGTTTCTTTCGTATTGGTGGCAAGAACAACATCTGAGTACTTCGCGAGCGTGGATTTTCTGTTTCCTGTGATTGTAACAACTGGCATTTTCATTTCTTTCGCTTTCTTAGCGAAGTTCACCACGGAGATCGTTTCTCCAGTGTGCGATATGGCAACCAGCAGATCGCTTGGTGAGGCTGTGGCAAGAATGGCTGCTATGATGTGTTCATCGTTGGAAAACAGACAGTTTTTTCCAATTCTTGTGAATTTATGAAACGCATCGAAGGCAACGGCGGCCGAAGCTGCAAAACCAATGAATATGATCCTCTGAGCGTTTTTGAACAGATCGACGGTTCTTTCAATGGAATCGATATCCAGCCAGTTCAGTGTGTCTAGAATGGCTCTCACCGTTGCTTTGAATATCTTTTCCGTGATGGTTTTCGTATCGTCCTCACTTGAGACATCTTCGTAGACGATCTCGAGCGGTGCCCTGGAGATACTCTGGGCTAAAAGCACCTTGAACTGCTGAAAGCTGTTTAACCCCAGTTTTTTGTAAAACTTCACGACGGAAGCTTCACTTTTTACACCGGCTTTCATGCTGAGATCACTGATGGAGCTTTCTATGATACTCCTCGGATCTGCCAGAACGACATCTGCGATTTGTTTTTCCGCATTCGTGAACTCATCGTATTTTTCCTTTATCCTCTGAATAACATCCACACTAAGACCTCCTCACACAGCGGTAGAACCTCCATCTATGTTTATGATACTGCCCGTCATAAATCCGGCTTCGTCACACGCTGCAAAGAGGATCGCGAAGGCGATTTCCTCCTCTTTTCCCAGTCTCTTCATAGGGATCCTGGAGGTCATTTTTTTCAGGAGTTCTTCTGGATTTGGAGAAGCCTTCACCCTCGCCATGAGTCCCTCAGACTGAGTGGTACCCGGGCACACCGCGTTGACCCTGATTCCATAATCGACGTAATCGACGGCAAGAGATCTTGTAAGTCCCAGGAGTGCAGCTTTTGAAACACTGTAGACACACCTTCTTGGAATTCCTATGAGTCCTGCTTCGGAGGAAACGTTTACAATGACTCCTCCGCCTTGCTTTTTCATCTGCTCAACGGCATATTTTGAGAGAAGAAAAGGCCCTTTGACATTCACAGCCATTGTTTTATCAAAATCTTCCTCCGAAGTCTCTTCTATGTTTCCATAAGGTACGATGCCAGCGTTGTTCACCAGGATGTCGAGCCTTCCGAACGTTTCCACCGTTTTCTTCACTATCTGTTCTGCATCTTTCGCTACATCTCCGAAGATAAACGCAGCTTCTCCTCCCATGCTCTTTATCAGCTCCACAGTTTCTTTTCCTTTTTCTTCAGAGATATCGTTGATCGCTACTTTTGCCCCTCTTTCTGCGAACATAACGGCTGCTTTCTTTCCAATACCGGAACCTGCTCCTGTTATTAAAACCACTTTTCCCTGGAAATTCATATCTCTGCTCCCTCCTCATCCAAAGATGAGATTCGGAATGAACAATACGATCTGTGGGAAGAAGATGACTATAAGTATCGCCAGTATCGTCACAAACAAGAAAGGCCAGGATGCCTGTATGTACTCTTCCATAGTCGCATCGAGTACCGAGCAACCTGCGTACATAGAAGCACCTACAGGAGGTGTCTGGTTACCCATAGCAGCGGATAAAATGAATACCAGACCGAAGTGAACTGGATCTATTCCCACCTGTTCTGCCACAGGAAGCAAGATTGCCGTGAGCATGAGAATCAAAGCCGTTGCATCGACAAACAGACCGGCAAAAACCAAGAATAAAGAGATCATTATCATCAGAACGTTTGGATTGGAAGATATTCCCAGGAGAAATTCCGCGAGCTTTTCCGGTATTCTTTCCCAGATCATACCGTAACCGAAAATTGTAGACATCGAAAGTATGAACATCACACTCCCGATATCACCAAGAGAATTCTCCAGGGTTTCCCAGTAAAAGGTTTTGAGAGACATCTCTCTGTGTATTATGAATCCCACCAGCATTCCGTACAAAACCGCGAAGGAACCAACCTCTGAAGGGGTAAAGATACCGCCTCTCAGACCCACAATCAGCAAAACCGGAAACATAAGAGCCCAGATGCTCTTTCCCAGAGATCTGAAAACTTCATTTACCGGTGCTCGTCTCTCTCGTTCGGGTGCAAGGTTCAATCTTTTAGCAACAAACCATATGGTGATCATGTACACGATCATCAAAAGAAGACCGGGTCCTATTCCTGCCGCGAAGAGCCTTCCTATAGAGACCTGACCGATCGTACCGTAAATGATGAAAGCGATACCAGGGGGAATGATCGGGGTGATCAGAGACGTCCAGACATTCACGGCAACTGCGAAACCTCTTGGATAACCTCGTTTGAGCATCTCTGGACCGAGCATCCTTGTTTCCATAGCTGCGTCTGCAATACTGGATCCGGAAACTCCTCCCATCAACGTGGAAAGAACAGCTGAAACCTGACCGAGTCCTCCTCTCATGTGACCAACGAGGGTGGAGGCAAAATCGAGGAGTCTTCTCGTCACTCCAGCAGAATTCATCACATTTCCAGCCACAATGAACATGGGAATAGCAAGCAACGTGAAATTCACCGTTTGAGAAAGCAGTCTCTGTATCGGAATGGTGATAGGTAGTTCAGGATGTTGGAGAAACCAGAGAAACCCGGATATTCCTATAGCAAAGGCAACAGGCATTCCAAGCATCAGAAAAACAGCAAAGGCGATGAGAACTATGATCATGTCATCTTTCCTCCTTCTTGTTGCCTCTGAATTCTCCTATCAGCTTCAGTACAGTTGTTCTGAAGAGCAGAATCGCACCAACAGGAACACTAAGTGTAACCCACGTGTAGCTAAAGTTCGGTATCCCTACGAAGGTTCTGTATCTTGTTTTATAGGAAAGATAAAAGCCCCACACAATGAGATAAACAATGAAGGCAAGAATGATAAGGTAATTCACTATTCTGATGATTTTCTGAGTTCTTTCGGAGAATTTCTTCACAAGTATATCTACCGACATCATTTTGTTTTCACGCCAGGCTACATCGACTGCAAAGAAACAAGCCCAGGCAAAGAGAAAACTACTCATATCAACAGCCCAGTTTATTGGATGCTTTAGAAATCTGGCAACCCCTGAAGCAAAGACAAGAACAATCATAGCCATAAGGAGAATCTTGGCGGCGTGCTTCTCAAACTTCAAAAGAATTTGGTCCACTTTTTTCACGTCTCTCACCTCTGTCTGAATTAGAGTGAAAGAAAGCCCGACCCAGAAAGGGCCGGGTAAGTTAATAATTACTCTCCCTTCACTTCCTTGATCAGCTGGTTGAGGGCATTCTCAAGACCGAGATTTTTGTAAGCCTGTTTTGCCTTTTCCATGAAAGCCTCTTTGTCGATTTCAGAAGCTGGTATCACTGCCATACCCTTTTCGATACACTTCTGTTTGTATTCTTCTTCGAGTTCTTTCATGATTTTGAGAGAGACTTCGATTCCCGCTTTGTCCATCTCTTCCTCAATAATCTTCTGATATTCCTTAGGCAGGCTGTTGAACCAGTCTGCGCTGACGATTTCGAAGTTGATGAGGAGGAAATGACCTGTTTCAGACATGTACTTCAAAACTTCGTAGAGACCGCCGTTGTAAACATTTGCGTAGGTGAGTTCCGCTCCATCAACTGCTCTTGTCTGAACCGCTGTGTAGATCTCTCCGAAGTTGACAGCAACAGGGATAGCACCGAGAGATCTTATGGATTCCTGCCATGCTGGTGCACCGGGAGTTCTGATTCTCAAGCCATTCAGATCTTCCGGTTTCCTGATAGGTTTGTTTGTCACAAAGTGTCTGTAACCCTGCACCCAATAGAAGGAGAGAACTTTTATGCCGAATCTCTGTTCAAGTTCCTTCAACCACTTCTGCATTGTCGGAGACTGTTTGATCTTCTTCAGAACCTCAATTGCCTCTTCAGGAGTTTTTGCACCCATGAAGTCGATGAAGTATGCAAGATTCATGACACCGATGTCTTTAACGTACATTCCAAGCCTCGCAGAGTCCGTGTTCCATCCCACAGGTGCTCCCATTCTGATCTGTTCGATGATGTCCTCTTCCACTCCGAGCTGAGAGCTCGGGAAAACCTCAATTCTAACGTCGCCGTTCGTTTTCTCTTCAACTGCTTTGGCCCATTTCAGAAACGCCTGATGGTACGGTTCACCTGGAGCAAGAACGTGTCCAAATCTCAGTGTGTACTTCGCGCCAAATACCGCTGACACCAAAAATACACCCAAGACTAGGATCAGAAGAAGCCTTCTACTCATTAATCCACACCTCCTCGTTAAAAATATTTTTTTCTTATGACCATATAACCATATCTTTGCAAAAAAATTTTATGTCTAAATCGAATTGGAAGTCAATGGTTAATATTTTTGTTACATAACGTGGTGATAGGATACTGATGAGGAGGGGTTGAGATGACAGCTTTTTCTTTTCTTGGAGATAAGTACCACGATCACGATCTCTTTCTGGAAACTTTGAAGTATGCCTTAAACTGTGAGATTAATGATCTTCGTCCTGAGGATTTCCCGGAGATCAGAAAACTCCCAGATCTTGTTGTCATAGGACGATGGAACCTTCTCGATGATGAAACACCGTGGCTCAAAGAGGGAGACATCAAGATCCTG
Above is a genomic segment from Thermotoga sp. Mc24 containing:
- a CDS encoding MurR/RpiR family transcriptional regulator codes for the protein MDVIQRIKEKYDEFTNAEKQIADVVLADPRSIIESSISDLSMKAGVKSEASVVKFYKKLGLNSFQQFKVLLAQSISRAPLEIVYEDVSSEDDTKTITEKIFKATVRAILDTLNWLDIDSIERTVDLFKNAQRIIFIGFAASAAVAFDAFHKFTRIGKNCLFSNDEHIIAAILATASPSDLLVAISHTGETISVVNFAKKAKEMKMPVVTITGNRKSTLAKYSDVVLATNTKETKIRTDAMTSRIVQLVILDTIYTLLAARDPRAIENLNKSRLAVSELKY
- a CDS encoding TRAP transporter large permease subunit → MIIVLIAFAVFLMLGMPVAFAIGISGFLWFLQHPELPITIPIQRLLSQTVNFTLLAIPMFIVAGNVMNSAGVTRRLLDFASTLVGHMRGGLGQVSAVLSTLMGGVSGSSIADAAMETRMLGPEMLKRGYPRGFAVAVNVWTSLITPIIPPGIAFIIYGTIGQVSIGRLFAAGIGPGLLLMIVYMITIWFVAKRLNLAPERERRAPVNEVFRSLGKSIWALMFPVLLIVGLRGGIFTPSEVGSFAVLYGMLVGFIIHREMSLKTFYWETLENSLGDIGSVMFILSMSTIFGYGMIWERIPEKLAEFLLGISSNPNVLMIMISLFLVFAGLFVDATALILMLTAILLPVAEQVGIDPVHFGLVFILSAAMGNQTPPVGASMYAGCSVLDATMEEYIQASWPFLFVTILAILIVIFFPQIVLFIPNLIFG
- a CDS encoding C4-dicarboxylate TRAP transporter substrate-binding protein, giving the protein MSRRLLLILVLGVFLVSAVFGAKYTLRFGHVLAPGEPYHQAFLKWAKAVEEKTNGDVRIEVFPSSQLGVEEDIIEQIRMGAPVGWNTDSARLGMYVKDIGVMNLAYFIDFMGAKTPEEAIEVLKKIKQSPTMQKWLKELEQRFGIKVLSFYWVQGYRHFVTNKPIRKPEDLNGLRIRTPGAPAWQESIRSLGAIPVAVNFGEIYTAVQTRAVDGAELTYANVYNGGLYEVLKYMSETGHFLLINFEIVSADWFNSLPKEYQKIIEEEMDKAGIEVSLKIMKELEEEYKQKCIEKGMAVIPASEIDKEAFMEKAKQAYKNLGLENALNQLIKEVKGE
- a CDS encoding phosphoglycerate dehydrogenase is translated as MKKILIVTRTFGKYSQEPVEFLRKEGFEIIRSDTIDPDVLREADALIVGTNPLTAEMVENSSLKIIAKHGVGVDNIDLEAATKKGIPVTITAGANSLSVAELTIAFIFALSRGLVWAHNKLFLERRWEGTVGQEVSGKILGMVGFGSIGREVVKKAVCLGMNVLVYDPYVSKDSVRLLEATPVDDLEQLLKESDFVSLHVPLNESTKNMIGERELSLMKKSAFLINTSRGELVDEEALVKALKEGRIAGAALDVFSEEPPDTNSPLFECPNLITTAHIGAHTKEAIFRMNMMAAQSIVDFFKGRIPRYVVNKEVIRILKEKGYQEIS
- a CDS encoding SDR family NAD(P)-dependent oxidoreductase, giving the protein MNFQGKVVLITGAGSGIGKKAAVMFAERGAKVAINDISEEKGKETVELIKSMGGEAAFIFGDVAKDAEQIVKKTVETFGRLDILVNNAGIVPYGNIEETSEEDFDKTMAVNVKGPFLLSKYAVEQMKKQGGGVIVNVSSEAGLIGIPRRCVYSVSKAALLGLTRSLAVDYVDYGIRVNAVCPGTTQSEGLMARVKASPNPEELLKKMTSRIPMKRLGKEEEIAFAILFAACDEAGFMTGSIINIDGGSTAV
- a CDS encoding TRAP transporter small permease encodes the protein MKKVDQILLKFEKHAAKILLMAMIVLVFASGVARFLKHPINWAVDMSSFLFAWACFFAVDVAWRENKMMSVDILVKKFSERTQKIIRIVNYLIILAFIVYLIVWGFYLSYKTRYRTFVGIPNFSYTWVTLSVPVGAILLFRTTVLKLIGEFRGNKKEER